A window of Clostridium taeniosporum genomic DNA:
ATTTTTATCCATAAACTCATCTCCTATTCCTCTATTTTATACACTTCGATTTTATCTTTAGGAATATCCAACTGTTCACTTATAAATGTCACTATTTCTTTATACTTTCTATTTCCATTATTGTTTTCTTCGCTATATTTCTTTTTGGTATTAATTCTTATTTTTTCAATCTTACTTATAGATTTTTCACTTATACCTATTCTTATTTTTTTTATATCAAAAAGCATTTTATTAAAATTCACCATACATTCGATATCACTTTTAAATTTTTTATTTGGATATTTAGATTTAAGTAAATTTTCACAATTCTTATTAAAGTTTTCTTCAAAAGCTTTTTTCCTTAAATCACTATTATCTGTTTTACTAATATCACTACTTTTTATTTCATCTTTATAATTAAGAAATATTTGTTCACAATCAGTAATAGACTCATAGATACTACTTTCCCCTTTTGAAATAATTCTTACTATTGGATTTAA
This region includes:
- the spoIIIAF gene encoding stage III sporulation protein AF, producing MSLLKELVTTLVTALIFITAIELISPNNSMKKYLKFILGLVLITIILNPIVRIISKGESSIYESITDCEQIFLNYKDEIKSSDISKTDNSDLRKKAFEENFNKNCENLLKSKYPNKKFKSDIECMVNFNKMLFDIKKIRIGISEKSISKIEKIRINTKKKYSEENNNGNRKYKEIVTFISEQLDIPKDKIEVYKIEE